A genome region from Bacillota bacterium includes the following:
- the pstS gene encoding phosphate ABC transporter substrate-binding protein PstS produces MGQLSAGKRLVMVLVLSAALITAGCAGGKESARPGSGTGTGEPQKVVLNGAGASFPFPIYSLWFTEYNKLHPNIQINYQSIGSGGGQKAIIEKTVDFGASDAPMTDERLKEAPGKLLHIPTVMGAVVLTYNLPGVGTGLRLTPEVIAGVYLGKIKKWNDPAMTRENPGAKLPGKDIVVVHRSDGSGTTNIFTAYLSAVSPEWKSRVGSGTSVGWPTGVGAKGNEGVTTQVQQTEGAIGYVELAYAVENKLGYALVKNRAGKFVEPSIDSVTAAAGAAQNIPEDYRIMIVDQPGDNAYPISGFTWLLIYAQQSDLAKGRALLELLQWALTDGENMVSRLLYAPLPANVQDMVQKTLKTVTYQGQPILK; encoded by the coding sequence ATGGGACAGCTCTCGGCGGGCAAACGGCTTGTCATGGTCCTCGTGCTGTCGGCAGCCCTCATCACGGCGGGGTGCGCGGGCGGCAAGGAGTCGGCTCGGCCCGGCAGCGGTACCGGAACCGGCGAACCCCAGAAGGTGGTGCTGAATGGCGCGGGCGCCAGCTTTCCTTTCCCCATCTACTCGCTGTGGTTCACCGAGTACAACAAGCTGCACCCGAACATCCAGATCAACTACCAGTCCATCGGGTCAGGCGGCGGTCAGAAGGCCATCATCGAGAAGACGGTTGATTTCGGCGCTTCCGATGCTCCCATGACCGACGAGAGGCTGAAGGAGGCCCCGGGGAAGCTCCTGCACATCCCCACCGTGATGGGCGCCGTCGTCCTCACCTACAATCTCCCCGGCGTGGGGACGGGCCTGCGCCTGACCCCGGAAGTCATCGCGGGAGTCTACCTGGGCAAGATCAAGAAGTGGAATGACCCCGCCATGACGCGGGAAAACCCCGGGGCGAAGCTGCCGGGCAAGGACATCGTGGTGGTGCACCGGTCCGACGGCAGCGGCACCACCAACATCTTCACCGCCTATCTCAGCGCGGTGAGCCCGGAATGGAAGTCGCGCGTGGGCTCCGGTACCTCCGTGGGATGGCCCACGGGTGTGGGCGCCAAGGGCAATGAGGGTGTCACCACCCAGGTGCAGCAGACCGAAGGCGCCATCGGTTACGTGGAGCTGGCATATGCCGTCGAGAACAAGCTGGGTTACGCCCTGGTCAAGAACCGGGCGGGCAAGTTCGTGGAGCCGTCCATCGACTCGGTGACTGCGGCGGCCGGCGCGGCCCAGAACATCCCGGAAGACTACCGGATCATGATCGTCGACCAGCCGGGCGACAACGCCTATCCCATCTCCGGCTTCACCTGGCTGCTCATCTACGCCCAACAGAGCGACCTCGCCAAGGGCCGGGCCCTGCTGGAGCTCCTGCAGTGGGCGCTGACGGATGGCGAGAACATGGTGTCCCGGTTGCTCTACGCTCCCCTCCCCGCCAACGTCCAGGACATGGTGCAGAAGACCCTCAAGACGGTCACCTACCAGGGTCAGCCCATTCTCAAGTGA
- a CDS encoding class I SAM-dependent methyltransferase, whose translation MDPVHRLQVQEEPGERSGQRLRVEEGPGDGIGSRLRVEEELGDTFSRRLRVEDIDLDCGFDSMKLMRARMLGLLGDVSGLQVLDVGCGLGRLSVALARRGALVTAGDISEGMLAQTRRLGERYGVADRITPVRTNAEAMPFSDSSFDLVAGTGILHHVDVPRALAEIRRVLRPGGRALFEEPLGHNPFLQLFRRLTPDRRSRFEQPFLVREIEEWGRYFARVSHEEHYLLTIPLFFLKKYLPLNWGGSLIPPLVRLDDALVKRCPALRPYCWVSLISLQRD comes from the coding sequence GTGGACCCTGTGCATCGGTTGCAGGTGCAAGAGGAGCCGGGCGAGAGATCCGGCCAGCGGTTGCGGGTGGAAGAGGGCCCGGGTGATGGAATCGGCTCCCGGTTGCGGGTGGAAGAGGAGCTGGGCGATACGTTCAGCCGCAGGTTGCGCGTCGAGGACATCGACCTGGATTGCGGCTTCGACAGCATGAAGCTCATGCGCGCGCGCATGCTGGGGCTGCTGGGGGATGTGTCCGGCCTACAAGTGCTGGACGTGGGCTGCGGGCTGGGTCGCCTGTCGGTCGCCCTCGCCCGCCGCGGGGCCCTGGTCACCGCAGGCGACATCTCCGAGGGGATGCTTGCTCAGACCCGGCGACTGGGGGAGAGGTACGGGGTGGCGGACCGGATCACCCCGGTGAGAACGAACGCCGAGGCCATGCCCTTCTCTGACAGCAGCTTCGACCTGGTGGCGGGCACGGGCATCCTGCACCACGTGGACGTCCCCCGCGCCCTGGCGGAGATACGGCGGGTCCTCCGCCCCGGGGGTCGGGCGCTCTTCGAGGAGCCCCTGGGGCACAACCCCTTCCTGCAGCTATTCCGGCGGCTCACGCCCGATCGGCGCAGCCGCTTCGAACAACCCTTCCTGGTGCGGGAGATCGAGGAGTGGGGGCGGTACTTCGCACGGGTGAGCCACGAGGAGCACTACCTGCTCACCATTCCCCTGTTCTTCCTCAAGAAGTACCTGCCCCTGAACTGGGGCGGGAGTCTGATCCCTCCCCTGGTGCGACTGGATGATGCCCTGGTGAAGCGCTGCCCCGCCCTGCGGCCCTACTGCTGGGTCTCCCTCATCAGCCTCCAGCGTGATTGA